In one Inquilinus sp. Marseille-Q2685 genomic region, the following are encoded:
- a CDS encoding MBOAT family protein, whose protein sequence is MASVAFYGWWSIGYLPLLLGSILFNFVVGMGLVRRPSRALLALGVGVDLLLLGYFKYAVFAQGVVNDLLAAQWPALSIILPIGISFYTFTQIAFLVDAYHGKVDDRDPLAYALFVTFFPHLIAGPILHHKEMTVQFAALPRLRIGSDDIAVGVTMFAFGLFKKTVLADSLALHASPVFEQAAAGHAPSFFAAWTATLGYTLQLYFDFSGYSDMAIGLARLFGIRMPENFNSPYKARSIADFWQRWHMTLSRFLRDYLYIPLGGNRRGKARSYVNAFITMLLGGIWHGAGWQFILWGALHGAYIVVARLFSDWARPRGIRLPAALAAALTFLAVILAWVPFRAPDLAAAGSVYTGLLGLNGVGAPSLQAVALIAVGLAIVWGLPNTQQILARFRPTLAAVAVAPARGPLLWRLGPAHAVALAAVLVAVVLFANDVSEFIYFQF, encoded by the coding sequence TTCTACGGCTGGTGGTCGATCGGGTACCTGCCGCTGCTGCTGGGCTCGATCCTCTTCAACTTCGTGGTCGGCATGGGGCTGGTCCGCCGCCCCAGCCGCGCCCTGCTGGCGCTCGGGGTCGGCGTCGACCTGCTGCTCCTGGGCTACTTCAAATACGCGGTGTTCGCCCAAGGGGTGGTGAACGACCTTCTGGCGGCGCAGTGGCCGGCGCTGTCGATCATCCTGCCCATCGGCATCTCATTCTACACCTTCACCCAGATCGCCTTCCTGGTCGACGCCTACCACGGCAAGGTGGACGACAGGGATCCGCTCGCCTACGCCCTGTTCGTCACCTTCTTTCCCCATCTGATCGCGGGGCCGATCCTGCACCACAAGGAGATGACGGTGCAGTTCGCGGCGCTGCCCCGCCTGCGGATCGGCAGCGACGACATTGCCGTGGGCGTCACCATGTTCGCCTTCGGCCTGTTCAAGAAGACCGTGTTGGCGGATTCCCTCGCTCTGCACGCGTCGCCGGTGTTCGAGCAGGCGGCGGCGGGTCACGCGCCGAGCTTCTTCGCGGCCTGGACGGCGACGCTCGGCTACACCCTGCAGCTCTATTTCGACTTCTCCGGCTATTCCGACATGGCGATCGGCTTGGCCCGGCTGTTCGGCATCCGCATGCCGGAGAACTTCAATTCTCCCTACAAGGCCCGGTCGATCGCCGATTTCTGGCAGCGCTGGCACATGACCCTGTCGCGTTTCCTGCGCGACTATCTCTACATTCCGCTCGGCGGCAACCGCCGGGGCAAGGCCCGCAGCTACGTCAACGCCTTCATCACCATGCTGCTGGGCGGCATCTGGCACGGCGCGGGCTGGCAGTTCATCCTCTGGGGAGCGCTGCACGGCGCCTACATCGTGGTGGCGCGCCTGTTCTCCGATTGGGCCCGGCCGCGCGGCATCCGGCTGCCGGCCGCCCTGGCCGCCGCGCTAACGTTCCTGGCCGTCATCCTCGCCTGGGTGCCGTTCCGGGCGCCGGATCTCGCCGCCGCGGGATCGGTCTACACCGGCCTGCTCGGCCTGAACGGCGTCGGCGCGCCATCGCTGCAGGCCGTGGCGTTGATCGCGGTCGGCCTCGCCATCGTCTGGGGGCTGCCGAATACGCAGCAGATCCTGGCCCGCTTCCGTCCCACCCTGGCCGCCGTCGCGGTCGCCCCGGCGCGCGGACCGCTGCTGTGGCGCCTGGGGCCTGCCCATGCCGTCGCCCTCGCCGCGGTCCTCGTCGCAGTGGTGCTCTTCGCCAATGACGTCTCCGAATTCATCTACTTCCAGTTCTGA
- a CDS encoding glycosyltransferase has translation MEGKPVQTLVSIVTVYYNRGDLVADSIGSLLSQTHRDIEIIAVDDGSTDETYDRLRAFDDERLTVIRHQNQGFVGSIRKGIEMARGDIIAIHGSGDISHPDRIARQLAVLAERPDVGVVGCYVENRNLLRNYSTVHMPKVGPDAGRQLAEANFLMHGEVMFRKQVYDAVGGYRPFFRLAQDRDLWLRMSERTGFHIVPEILYTRFVRLDGVGGGRPDRRAAQVLLSNLAVHCYEARCRNEPDPVDAGRFEALMSILLNRESSRILALCATELAIAGRSDEADALFRRSLASRFLTVPLALFGLFKVTRLAGSRLQGRFLRYLVTRWYEAKDRRERRRARQATESGQVALPAGE, from the coding sequence ATGGAAGGAAAGCCGGTGCAAACCCTCGTCTCCATCGTGACCGTCTACTACAACCGCGGCGATCTCGTGGCAGACTCCATCGGAAGCCTGCTGTCGCAGACCCACCGCGATATCGAGATCATCGCCGTCGACGACGGGTCCACCGACGAGACCTATGACCGGTTGCGGGCCTTCGACGATGAACGCCTGACCGTGATCCGGCACCAGAACCAGGGCTTCGTCGGCTCGATCCGCAAGGGGATCGAGATGGCCAGGGGGGACATCATTGCCATCCACGGCTCCGGAGACATCTCGCATCCCGATCGTATCGCGCGCCAACTCGCCGTCCTGGCGGAACGGCCGGATGTCGGAGTGGTCGGATGCTACGTCGAGAACCGCAACCTGCTGCGGAACTACTCGACGGTGCACATGCCGAAGGTCGGCCCCGATGCCGGCCGGCAGCTCGCGGAAGCGAATTTCCTGATGCATGGCGAGGTGATGTTCCGAAAGCAGGTCTACGATGCCGTCGGCGGCTACCGGCCTTTCTTCCGGTTGGCGCAGGACCGGGATCTGTGGCTGCGGATGTCCGAGCGGACCGGCTTTCATATCGTCCCCGAGATTCTCTACACGCGCTTCGTCCGCCTCGACGGCGTCGGAGGGGGGCGCCCGGACCGGCGGGCCGCCCAGGTCCTGCTGTCGAACCTCGCGGTCCATTGCTATGAGGCCCGGTGCCGGAACGAACCGGATCCCGTCGATGCGGGCCGTTTCGAAGCCCTGATGTCGATCCTTCTGAATCGGGAGAGCAGCAGGATCCTGGCGCTTTGCGCGACCGAGCTGGCGATCGCCGGCCGGAGCGACGAGGCCGATGCGTTGTTCCGGAGGTCTCTCGCATCACGCTTCCTAACGGTTCCCCTGGCTCTATTCGGTCTGTTCAAGGTGACGCGGCTTGCCGGCAGCCGCCTTCAGGGCCGTTTCCTGCGGTACCTGGTGACGCGTTGGTATGAAGCCAAGGATCGCCGGGAGCGTCGAAGAGCACGGCAGGCAACCGAAAGCGGCCAGGTCGCCTTGCCCGCGGGGGAATGA
- a CDS encoding Wzz/FepE/Etk N-terminal domain-containing protein, which yields MMLRNVTADGNEMPPPPHGGIQMESKKILNIPIKEFRILIAVTSIIWILTAVYLATATPKYTASITIGSAALDNQGSAPSGISSLGLSLPISFGTPSKPTDKYIYIISTPSFAKRLMERGDFAKLIFADRWDGKEWTAPKGITNTVSMWLRELFGYQAWAPPDENDVSKYLNNNLVLRPDTSTDFVEISFDHSDPKIAAQVLEIITNEGDRYLKEANEEAYQSQVDFILRRIQESGNLEVTNALRSYLMNVVLNKTLIDESTKYAVRVWGTTSVSSLPTKPPVLLAALLGFILGPILAFSIIFFGRWIKSGR from the coding sequence ATGATGTTGAGAAATGTCACCGCTGACGGGAATGAAATGCCACCTCCCCCTCATGGCGGGATCCAGATGGAGAGCAAAAAAATTCTAAATATCCCCATTAAAGAATTTCGCATCCTCATCGCCGTCACATCCATTATCTGGATACTGACCGCCGTTTATCTGGCAACGGCCACGCCGAAGTACACAGCTTCGATTACGATCGGATCGGCGGCGCTGGACAATCAGGGATCGGCGCCATCGGGCATATCATCGCTCGGGCTTTCCTTGCCGATATCGTTCGGCACGCCGAGCAAGCCCACCGACAAGTACATCTACATCATCTCGACGCCGAGTTTTGCCAAGCGGCTCATGGAGCGGGGCGACTTCGCAAAGCTGATCTTCGCCGACCGGTGGGACGGGAAGGAATGGACCGCGCCCAAGGGTATCACCAATACGGTCTCGATGTGGCTGAGGGAACTGTTCGGCTACCAGGCATGGGCCCCGCCGGACGAGAATGACGTCTCGAAATACCTGAACAACAATCTTGTCCTGCGGCCTGACACGAGCACCGACTTCGTCGAAATCTCCTTCGACCACAGCGACCCCAAGATCGCGGCACAGGTGCTGGAGATCATCACCAACGAAGGCGACCGTTACCTCAAGGAAGCCAATGAAGAAGCCTATCAGTCGCAAGTAGACTTCATCCTGAGAAGGATTCAGGAATCCGGGAACCTCGAAGTCACCAATGCGCTCCGCTCCTATCTGATGAACGTCGTCCTCAACAAGACGCTGATCGACGAAAGCACGAAGTATGCCGTTCGCGTCTGGGGAACGACGAGCGTTTCGAGCCTTCCCACCAAACCTCCCGTCCTCCTCGCGGCTCTTCTCGGATTCATCCTGGGGCCGATCTTGGCCTTCTCGATCATCTTCTTTGGTCGCTGGATCAAATCCGGCCGATGA
- a CDS encoding UDP-N-acetylglucosamine 1-carboxyvinyltransferase — MIRESAAYAVRPSRLEGSVTVSGAKNSALRLLAASLLTAEDVHLTNFPSALLDAQIHAEMLKVLGKTCTVSETEIVIRESAPPSSTLDWPGRSIRNTLLILGALTARTGAGAVPLPGGCSIGETGDRKYDLHVMLLERLGARVYQDGSMLCAEAPRGLVGTDIHLPIRSTGATENAIICGSLARGVTTIWNPHIRPEIIDLIKFLRSMGADIEVLGQQSIVVRGRDGLTGTRYDVLPDNVEALTWLMASVITRGDVEIRNFPMVDLEVPLIFLRESGAKFYTGPDGIIVRGGTPYPVEISTGPYPGINSDMQPLFAVYGACAKGESRLIDLRFPGRYQYAAELAKMGVESEVSGNLLKVMGGRPLKGARVRAADLRAGAALVLAGLVADGETMIEDAWQIDRGYCNLIEKMSALGGRVTVPEPVAG, encoded by the coding sequence ATGATCAGAGAAAGTGCGGCATATGCGGTCCGGCCCTCGCGGCTGGAAGGCAGCGTCACCGTCAGCGGCGCCAAGAACAGCGCCTTGCGCCTTCTGGCCGCATCCCTGCTGACGGCCGAGGACGTCCATCTGACGAATTTCCCCTCCGCCCTGCTGGACGCGCAGATCCATGCTGAGATGCTGAAGGTCCTGGGGAAGACCTGCACGGTCAGCGAGACGGAGATCGTGATCCGCGAGTCGGCACCGCCCTCCTCCACCCTCGACTGGCCGGGGCGGTCCATCCGCAACACGCTCCTGATCCTGGGGGCCCTGACGGCCCGCACCGGGGCCGGCGCGGTGCCGCTTCCCGGCGGCTGCAGCATCGGCGAGACCGGCGACCGCAAATACGATCTCCACGTCATGCTGCTGGAGCGGCTGGGCGCCCGGGTCTACCAGGACGGATCGATGCTGTGCGCCGAGGCGCCGCGCGGCCTGGTCGGCACCGACATCCACCTTCCGATCCGGTCGACCGGCGCCACCGAGAACGCGATCATCTGCGGGTCGCTGGCCAGGGGCGTGACCACGATCTGGAACCCGCATATCCGGCCGGAGATCATCGACCTCATCAAGTTCCTGCGCTCGATGGGTGCCGATATCGAGGTCCTGGGCCAGCAGAGCATCGTGGTCCGCGGCCGCGACGGGCTGACCGGCACCCGGTACGACGTCCTGCCCGACAATGTCGAGGCGCTGACCTGGCTGATGGCCTCGGTGATCACGCGCGGCGACGTCGAGATCCGCAACTTCCCGATGGTGGATCTCGAGGTGCCCCTGATCTTCCTGCGCGAAAGCGGCGCCAAGTTCTACACCGGGCCGGACGGCATCATCGTCCGCGGCGGCACCCCCTATCCGGTGGAGATCAGCACCGGGCCCTATCCCGGCATCAATTCGGACATGCAGCCGCTCTTCGCCGTCTACGGCGCCTGCGCCAAGGGAGAATCCCGGCTGATCGACCTCCGCTTCCCCGGCCGCTATCAATACGCCGCCGAGCTGGCCAAGATGGGGGTCGAAAGCGAGGTCTCGGGCAACCTCCTCAAGGTGATGGGCGGCCGTCCCCTGAAGGGCGCCCGGGTCCGCGCCGCCGACCTGCGCGCCGGCGCCGCCCTGGTCCTGGCGGGCCTGGTGGCCGACGGAGAGACCATGATCGAGGATGCGTGGCAGATCGATCGGGGCTATTGCAATCTGATCGAGAAGATGTCCGCCCTGGGCGGGCGCGTCACCGTGCCGGAGCCGGTGGCCGGCTGA
- a CDS encoding NAD-dependent epimerase/dehydratase family protein has translation MAILVTGAAGFIGFHTAKALLDRGEEVVGIDSLNDYYDPKLKSDRLALLTGRPGFTFHQADIADRSAMEALAAGWTGIRRIVHLAAQAGVRHSMVNPYAYTRSNVEGHLVMLETARRLEVEHFVYASSSSVYGANRKVPFSTEDRTDTPMSLYAATKKANELMAHTYSHLYRLPATGLRFFTVYGPWGRPDMALFIFTKAILEGRPIKVFNHGEMRRDFTYVDDIVRGVLAVLDAPPGEAAAPPHRIYNIGNHRSENLMRLIGLIEAAVGRKAVCEFLPMQPGEVPETYADIESIARDIGFRPTTTIDEGVPRFVSWYREYFSVPAPDAGTGTAAGRNHAHVR, from the coding sequence ATGGCCATCCTGGTGACAGGAGCCGCGGGATTCATCGGATTCCATACCGCGAAGGCCTTGCTCGACCGCGGCGAGGAGGTCGTCGGCATCGACAGCCTGAACGACTATTACGATCCGAAGCTCAAGTCGGACAGGCTGGCCCTGCTGACGGGTCGGCCGGGCTTCACCTTCCACCAGGCCGACATCGCCGACCGGTCGGCGATGGAGGCGCTGGCGGCGGGGTGGACGGGCATCCGCCGGATCGTCCATCTCGCGGCGCAGGCCGGCGTCCGCCATTCGATGGTCAATCCCTACGCCTATACCCGCTCCAACGTCGAAGGCCATCTGGTGATGCTGGAGACGGCGCGGCGGCTGGAGGTGGAGCACTTCGTCTATGCCAGCTCGTCCTCGGTCTACGGGGCCAACCGCAAGGTCCCGTTCTCGACCGAGGACCGCACGGACACGCCGATGTCGCTCTATGCGGCCACCAAGAAGGCCAACGAGCTGATGGCGCACACCTACAGCCATCTCTACCGGCTTCCCGCCACCGGCCTGCGGTTCTTCACGGTCTACGGCCCCTGGGGCAGGCCGGACATGGCGCTGTTCATCTTCACCAAGGCCATCCTGGAAGGCCGGCCCATCAAGGTCTTCAACCACGGCGAGATGCGCCGCGACTTCACCTATGTCGACGACATCGTCCGCGGCGTCCTCGCCGTCCTCGATGCCCCGCCGGGAGAAGCGGCGGCCCCTCCGCACCGGATCTACAACATCGGCAATCACCGCTCCGAGAACCTGATGCGGCTGATCGGCCTGATCGAGGCCGCGGTCGGACGGAAGGCGGTCTGCGAGTTCCTGCCGATGCAGCCGGGCGAGGTGCCGGAGACCTATGCCGACATCGAATCGATCGCGCGCGACATCGGCTTCCGGCCGACGACGACGATCGACGAAGGCGTGCCGCGCTTCGTCTCGTGGTACCGGGAGTATTTCTCCGTTCCCGCGCCGGATGCCGGCACCGGAACGGCGGCCGGGCGGAACCATGCCCATGTACGCTGA
- the murB gene encoding UDP-N-acetylmuramate dehydrogenase: MYADGVTGSGRAMPVGLSAALDRLCPGRVRRSVSLAGISRWKVGGPADLLVEPQSAEEISGVLRLCRSAGVPLLVVGDTSNLLFADEGFRGVMMQIGRRMAAVSITGTTVTAQAGVWMPYLAATVGRAGLSGIEHTAGIPGTLGGLVMMNGGSQRRGIGEHVSRVWTIDERGEAAILGQADCRFAYRRSAMQDRFVVITAAELVLERGDARSIRRTIIDIMASRRRKFPLKLPNCGSVFLSDPAMYATVGPPGHAIEQAGLKGLRAGQAQISPVHANFIVNLGGATARDILTLIGIARSTVFDRTGFWLNCEVRHVGPDGTLRPAHEVAATDRAEQTS; the protein is encoded by the coding sequence ATGTACGCTGACGGCGTGACCGGATCGGGCCGGGCCATGCCCGTCGGCCTGTCCGCGGCGCTGGACCGGCTCTGTCCCGGCCGCGTCCGGCGATCCGTCTCCCTGGCCGGGATCTCCCGCTGGAAGGTGGGCGGTCCCGCCGACCTTCTGGTGGAGCCGCAATCGGCCGAAGAAATCTCGGGCGTCCTGCGGCTCTGCCGGTCGGCCGGGGTGCCGCTCCTGGTCGTCGGCGACACCAGCAACCTGCTGTTCGCCGACGAGGGCTTCCGGGGCGTCATGATGCAGATCGGGCGGCGCATGGCCGCCGTCTCGATCACCGGCACCACCGTGACCGCCCAGGCCGGGGTGTGGATGCCCTATCTCGCCGCGACCGTGGGCCGTGCCGGGCTGTCGGGCATCGAGCATACGGCCGGCATTCCGGGCACGCTGGGCGGCCTCGTGATGATGAACGGCGGCAGCCAGCGCCGCGGCATCGGCGAGCATGTCAGCCGGGTCTGGACGATCGACGAGCGGGGCGAGGCCGCCATCCTCGGCCAGGCGGACTGCCGCTTCGCCTACCGCCGCTCGGCGATGCAGGACCGCTTCGTGGTGATCACGGCGGCGGAGCTGGTGCTCGAACGCGGCGACGCGCGGTCCATCCGGCGGACGATCATCGACATCATGGCGTCGCGGCGCCGCAAGTTCCCTCTGAAGCTGCCGAACTGCGGTTCGGTCTTCCTGAGCGACCCGGCGATGTACGCGACCGTCGGCCCGCCGGGGCACGCCATCGAGCAGGCGGGGCTGAAGGGGTTGCGGGCCGGCCAGGCGCAGATCTCCCCCGTCCACGCCAACTTCATCGTCAATCTCGGGGGCGCGACGGCGCGGGACATCCTGACGCTGATCGGCATCGCGCGCAGCACGGTCTTCGACCGCACCGGCTTCTGGCTGAACTGCGAGGTCCGCCATGTCGGGCCGGACGGGACCCTGCGGCCGGCGCACGAGGTCGCGGCAACGGATCGGGCGGAACAAACGTCATGA
- a CDS encoding lipopolysaccharide biosynthesis protein: protein MSSPGPSAGKTLSERTLGGMLWMGGASAAQMVMQIICLAVLARLLTPADFGIAAASNVIIAFSMLFSDLALGPALIQRDSLTGRHVRTAFTASTLLGLLLCLAIYLLSGPIAGFFRLPQVEPVTQLLGVVFIWQGLSTVSENLLSRHLQFRRLAAIKIVSYILGYGAISIVMAYLGWGYWSLAGGFIGQSLINMLLVMALARHDVRPLLHLDSLMDLARFGSGLSLGRIINYLALNGDKLVIGRLIGGDALGLYDRAYKLASLPGSLYEMAASKVALSSLSRVQNEPQRLRAAYRRGIELTALIGVPMTALMIVLAPQIIDVLLGPQWHHTVLPFIILSVSTFSRLSYRVSNSVLFARGRVYTFVLVQIAYAAIVIGGSWLAAPHGITGVAAVVTVAITLNSIVLAGLTLRMTGMGIGAFLMAHLPGCLMALVFAGIAGAVVLAVGQALPPAAVLGLAGVAVAAAVAVVLAVPSRVLWGEDGLWLRAKCLAVFKGRAAGNAPLPAVK, encoded by the coding sequence ATGAGCAGCCCCGGGCCGTCTGCCGGCAAGACCCTGAGCGAGCGCACGCTGGGCGGGATGCTCTGGATGGGCGGCGCGTCGGCGGCGCAGATGGTCATGCAGATCATCTGCCTGGCGGTTCTCGCCAGGCTGCTGACGCCCGCCGATTTCGGCATCGCCGCGGCGTCCAACGTCATCATCGCCTTCTCGATGCTGTTCTCCGACCTGGCGCTGGGCCCCGCGCTGATCCAGCGCGATTCGCTGACCGGCAGGCATGTGCGGACGGCGTTCACCGCAAGCACGCTGCTGGGCCTGCTGCTGTGCCTCGCGATCTATCTCCTGTCCGGGCCGATCGCCGGCTTCTTCCGCCTGCCGCAGGTGGAGCCGGTGACCCAGCTGCTCGGGGTCGTCTTCATCTGGCAGGGGCTGTCGACCGTCTCCGAGAATCTCCTCTCCAGGCATCTGCAGTTCCGGCGCCTCGCCGCGATCAAGATCGTCTCCTATATCCTCGGCTATGGCGCGATCTCGATCGTGATGGCGTATCTCGGCTGGGGATACTGGTCTCTGGCGGGCGGGTTCATCGGCCAGAGCCTGATCAACATGCTGCTGGTGATGGCGCTGGCCAGGCACGATGTCCGGCCCCTGCTGCACCTGGACTCGCTGATGGATCTGGCGCGGTTCGGCAGCGGCCTGTCGCTGGGCCGGATCATCAACTACCTGGCCCTGAACGGCGACAAGCTCGTCATCGGGCGGCTGATCGGCGGCGACGCGCTGGGGCTGTATGACCGCGCCTACAAGCTCGCCTCGCTGCCGGGCAGCCTGTACGAGATGGCGGCGTCCAAGGTCGCCCTGTCGTCCTTGTCGCGCGTACAGAACGAGCCGCAGCGGCTGCGGGCGGCCTATCGGCGGGGCATCGAGCTGACGGCCCTGATCGGCGTGCCGATGACGGCGCTGATGATCGTGCTGGCGCCGCAGATCATCGACGTCCTGCTCGGGCCGCAATGGCACCACACGGTGCTGCCCTTCATCATCCTGTCCGTATCCACCTTCTCGCGCCTGTCGTACCGGGTCAGCAACTCCGTCCTGTTCGCGCGGGGGCGGGTCTATACCTTCGTCCTGGTCCAGATCGCCTATGCCGCGATCGTGATCGGCGGCTCCTGGCTGGCGGCGCCCCACGGCATCACCGGCGTCGCCGCGGTCGTGACGGTCGCGATCACCCTGAACAGCATCGTGCTCGCCGGCCTGACGCTGCGCATGACCGGGATGGGTATCGGGGCGTTCCTGATGGCGCATCTGCCGGGATGCCTGATGGCGCTGGTCTTCGCCGGCATCGCCGGGGCCGTCGTGCTCGCCGTCGGTCAGGCCCTGCCCCCGGCCGCGGTGCTGGGCCTCGCCGGCGTCGCCGTCGCGGCGGCCGTCGCGGTGGTGCTGGCCGTGCCCAGCCGGGTGCTGTGGGGTGAGGACGGGCTGTGGCTGCGGGCCAAGTGCCTGGCCGTCTTCAAGGGCCGGGCGGCGGGGAACGCGCCGCTGCCCGCGGTCAAGTGA
- a CDS encoding glycosyltransferase family 2 protein — protein sequence MDSPAQSDLPEVDVLVATYNGEQFLPDLLDSLLGQSHDRINVIVGDDGSADGTRQVVERYRGRFRSLEVHDFATAAEHGARANFSRLMARATAPYVMFCDQDDVWLPNKVELTLRAMRSLEASHGRDRPVLVHTDLRVVDRDLKAVADSMWRSQELRPERVSLRKMLVENSVTGCTAMINRPLLTLVGTIPDRAIMHDWWIALAAACFGTVVPLDERTILYRQHGGNSIGAKRWSLGAIYAQFVDVLAGEAAVRSVQKTIDQAAAFHALYGDRMRPEQRRLVKAYSEIKTMPSLSRKAFLIRSGLIKSKWQKSLGQILVT from the coding sequence ATGGATTCCCCGGCTCAGAGTGATCTGCCCGAAGTCGACGTGCTGGTGGCGACCTACAATGGCGAGCAATTCCTGCCCGACCTGCTGGACTCGCTGCTGGGCCAGAGCCACGACAGGATCAACGTCATCGTCGGCGACGACGGCTCCGCGGACGGCACCCGCCAGGTCGTGGAGCGGTATCGGGGCAGGTTCCGGTCCCTCGAGGTCCACGACTTCGCCACGGCGGCCGAGCATGGGGCGCGCGCCAACTTCTCCCGGCTGATGGCCAGGGCCACGGCGCCCTATGTGATGTTCTGCGACCAGGACGATGTCTGGCTGCCCAACAAGGTGGAACTGACCCTGCGGGCGATGCGGTCCCTGGAGGCTTCGCACGGCCGGGACAGGCCGGTCCTGGTCCACACGGACCTCCGGGTCGTCGACCGGGACCTGAAGGCCGTGGCGGATTCGATGTGGCGCTCGCAGGAGCTCCGCCCGGAGCGGGTGTCGCTGCGGAAGATGCTGGTCGAGAACAGCGTCACGGGCTGCACGGCGATGATCAACCGGCCCCTGCTGACCCTGGTCGGCACCATCCCGGACCGGGCGATCATGCACGACTGGTGGATCGCCCTGGCCGCGGCCTGCTTCGGCACGGTCGTTCCTCTGGACGAACGGACCATCCTGTATCGCCAGCACGGCGGCAACAGCATCGGTGCCAAGCGCTGGTCCCTCGGCGCCATCTATGCCCAGTTCGTCGACGTCCTGGCCGGCGAGGCCGCCGTCCGCTCGGTGCAGAAAACGATCGACCAGGCCGCGGCCTTCCATGCTCTCTACGGCGACAGGATGCGTCCGGAGCAGCGCCGGCTCGTGAAGGCCTATTCCGAGATCAAGACGATGCCGAGCCTCAGCCGGAAGGCGTTCCTGATCCGCAGCGGGCTGATCAAGTCGAAGTGGCAGAAATCCCTGGGCCAGATCCTGGTCACTTGA
- a CDS encoding glycosyltransferase family 2 protein: MVIPTLNAAKHLDALLPALQAQSFQPGTFLVIDSSSTDDTTARFRAGGAEVVVIPRSQFDHGGTRQRAVNRLSPRIEVVVFLTQDAVPADSETIARIVEAFADPEVGVAFGRQLPHHGAGAIEAHARLFNYPPESAVLRPQDAVGAGIKATFCSNSFAAYRRRALEMVGGFPSGTIFGEDAAVTGRMLLSGWAKAYVAEARVHHSHSYSIGEEFRRYFDVGVMHARSPWLLDRFGKAEGEGKRFVQSELRHLARHQPLAIPSAILRSAIKLAAYHCGRREARIPRPLKRRISLNRRYWA, translated from the coding sequence TTGGTCATCCCCACGCTGAACGCGGCGAAGCATCTCGACGCCCTGCTGCCGGCGCTGCAGGCGCAATCGTTCCAGCCGGGGACCTTCCTCGTCATCGATTCCAGCTCGACCGACGACACGACGGCGCGGTTCCGGGCCGGCGGCGCCGAGGTCGTGGTGATCCCGAGGTCGCAGTTCGACCATGGCGGCACCCGCCAGCGCGCCGTCAACCGCCTGTCGCCGCGGATCGAGGTGGTCGTCTTCCTGACCCAGGACGCGGTGCCGGCCGACAGCGAGACCATCGCCCGCATCGTCGAGGCCTTTGCCGATCCCGAGGTCGGCGTCGCCTTCGGCCGGCAGCTGCCGCATCACGGCGCCGGGGCGATCGAGGCCCACGCCCGGCTGTTCAACTATCCGCCCGAGAGCGCCGTCCTGCGCCCGCAGGACGCCGTCGGCGCCGGGATCAAGGCGACCTTCTGCTCCAACTCCTTCGCCGCCTACCGCCGGCGGGCGCTGGAGATGGTCGGCGGCTTCCCCTCCGGCACCATCTTCGGCGAGGACGCCGCGGTGACCGGCCGGATGCTGCTGTCGGGCTGGGCCAAGGCCTATGTCGCCGAGGCCAGGGTCCACCATTCGCACAGCTACAGCATCGGCGAGGAGTTCCGCCGCTACTTCGATGTCGGCGTCATGCACGCCCGCTCCCCCTGGCTGCTGGACCGTTTCGGCAAGGCCGAGGGCGAGGGCAAGCGCTTCGTGCAGTCCGAGCTGCGCCACCTGGCCCGGCACCAGCCCTTGGCGATCCCGTCGGCCATCCTGCGCAGCGCGATCAAGCTGGCCGCCTATCACTGCGGCCGCCGCGAGGCCCGGATCCCGCGCCCGCTGAAGCGCCGCATCAGCCTGAACCGCCGCTACTGGGCCTGA